One window of the uncultured Paludibaculum sp. genome contains the following:
- a CDS encoding caspase family protein, whose translation MLSVTAWGQEQRDLTFRKQSKAPTSRRLQAPRGFALVVGISRYEQEGITTLKFPESDADAVYRVLISKEGGGIPAENVHKLIGRDANLANIRREVEQWLPSVAAEQDRVVVYFAGHGFVQRGKGYLAPWDIDPEHLDATGYPMQALGNTLAMKVKARWKTLFTDACHSGKINSETTNEAVWSELNSSMDAAQFLSLVASIGAEKSYEDPLLSTGFGIFSYFLVQGLKGQADNDPCDGWVDASELVEYVRSNVRKYARDHGYQQTPNAGSDYDPSMILAKAKGCGLGGVDTTLTGVLVVDANQPDVEVWIDGEFAGKIGVASPLRVPGLSDGPHSVCGRKDGYEPDCKDVLIAPGQELGVPVRMRYPRLIKPKARALNEKGERLLYTRRSGLGTVNPANMLPWDRTQSANDIREARKYFAQALAEDPHYSRAAYQLGVANQLMSDEAASISSFRRAIEIDADYIEARLHLSGVLTERGDPDEAIRQLTEVLRLDSRSDQAFQMMARAYLDKGVWNRCVDAADHAIALNRGNAEALLWRADCLRRLAVDDKSVQTFAAARDSYREFLDVFNYSTPVHEWLLYHFVGFGIGGRAHADRKVSYEYLRKAGFLGLCICERRLGHSVRAREYCRRAIQYDDQDATAYFLLGLAHLGVFAKTESCEDVYAARASFAEMLRINSALAESRRAREYIEEIDGRRSELKQKGCAVTANPNRGSGGDRDKF comes from the coding sequence ATGCTCTCCGTAACCGCGTGGGGGCAGGAGCAGCGCGATCTGACATTTCGGAAGCAGTCGAAAGCCCCCACCAGTCGCCGGCTGCAGGCTCCCAGAGGATTTGCCCTAGTCGTTGGGATTAGCCGCTATGAGCAGGAGGGGATTACGACACTGAAGTTTCCCGAGAGCGACGCCGATGCGGTCTATCGTGTTTTGATCAGCAAGGAGGGCGGCGGAATCCCAGCGGAGAATGTGCACAAGTTGATCGGCCGTGACGCAAATCTGGCAAATATTCGCAGGGAGGTGGAGCAGTGGCTACCATCCGTGGCCGCCGAGCAGGATCGCGTCGTCGTTTATTTCGCCGGCCATGGATTCGTACAGAGAGGCAAGGGGTATCTAGCACCATGGGACATTGATCCGGAGCACCTTGATGCCACGGGTTACCCAATGCAGGCACTGGGCAATACACTGGCGATGAAAGTGAAGGCGCGTTGGAAGACCCTCTTCACGGATGCCTGCCATTCGGGGAAGATCAACTCCGAAACCACCAACGAAGCCGTCTGGTCCGAATTGAACTCCTCAATGGACGCTGCTCAATTCTTGAGTCTGGTGGCTTCCATCGGCGCCGAGAAGAGCTATGAAGACCCGCTGCTCTCAACAGGATTTGGCATCTTCTCGTACTTCCTGGTGCAGGGATTGAAGGGTCAGGCTGACAACGACCCGTGCGACGGCTGGGTGGACGCCAGCGAACTGGTGGAGTATGTCCGCTCCAACGTCAGGAAATACGCAAGGGACCACGGCTACCAACAGACGCCCAATGCTGGAAGTGACTACGACCCTTCGATGATTCTGGCGAAGGCGAAAGGCTGCGGGTTGGGCGGGGTGGATACCACACTCACTGGAGTCCTGGTTGTCGACGCAAATCAACCAGATGTCGAGGTTTGGATCGACGGAGAGTTTGCTGGGAAGATCGGCGTCGCCAGTCCCTTGCGTGTGCCCGGCCTCTCGGATGGACCACATTCAGTTTGCGGCCGCAAGGACGGCTATGAGCCAGACTGCAAGGATGTCTTGATCGCCCCGGGACAAGAACTCGGCGTTCCAGTGCGGATGAGATATCCCCGATTGATCAAGCCGAAGGCGCGGGCGCTGAACGAAAAGGGCGAGCGGCTGCTCTATACCAGGCGATCAGGGCTCGGGACGGTGAATCCTGCAAACATGCTGCCCTGGGACCGTACTCAGAGCGCAAACGATATCAGGGAGGCTCGGAAGTACTTTGCGCAGGCGCTGGCCGAGGACCCGCACTACAGCCGGGCCGCATACCAGTTGGGAGTCGCAAACCAGTTGATGTCGGATGAGGCAGCCAGCATTTCCTCATTTCGAAGGGCAATTGAGATCGACGCCGACTACATTGAGGCGCGGCTTCATTTGTCCGGAGTACTCACCGAAAGAGGAGACCCTGATGAGGCAATCAGGCAGTTAACGGAAGTCCTGCGACTCGACTCCAGAAGCGATCAGGCCTTCCAAATGATGGCCCGGGCCTACTTGGACAAGGGAGTGTGGAACCGATGCGTGGACGCCGCCGACCATGCGATCGCACTCAACCGTGGCAATGCGGAGGCTCTGCTATGGCGAGCAGATTGCCTGAGACGACTAGCCGTCGATGACAAGAGCGTACAAACCTTCGCCGCCGCGCGCGATAGCTACCGCGAATTTCTGGACGTGTTCAACTATTCAACTCCGGTCCACGAATGGCTGCTCTATCACTTCGTTGGCTTTGGAATCGGGGGCCGGGCACATGCCGATCGTAAGGTCTCGTACGAGTACTTGCGCAAGGCGGGATTTCTCGGACTTTGCATCTGCGAGCGGAGACTGGGACACTCCGTTCGCGCCCGCGAGTACTGCCGGCGAGCGATCCAATACGACGATCAGGATGCCACTGCGTACTTTCTTCTGGGGCTGGCGCATCTGGGCGTCTTTGCAAAGACAGAGTCGTGCGAGGACGTATACGCCGCTCGGGCCAGCTTCGCAGAGATGTTGAGGATCAACTCAGCCCTTGCCGAGTCGCGGCGAGCTCGGGAGTACATCGAAGAGATTGATGGACGCAGGTCCGAGTTGAAGCAGAAGGGATGCGCCGTGACCGCCAACCCAAATCGAGGTTCAGGAGGAGATCGTGATAAGTTCTAG
- a CDS encoding carboxypeptidase-like regulatory domain-containing protein encodes MKFIQYIVVGSAIMPLGAMAVTGEIVDPQNRGVPSARIRLKCDERTFGTRSGVLGQFHLSFGGPAGNCMIQVSHHGFEPFSGLVSADNRKLTIRLNLAVVRTSLRVDSSEQAAASPPDGAFASSVLTDNEFEQVSRSTESLVRYVKLQAGAIVGADALYVDGLPSSELPSTDMISRIEVNSDPFSAEYSDGDSNRIEITTKTPNRKFRFSLGGDPPGLGGRSPLAAGLRRVAKSYNGRLVGFVPRLPVSFSAQASIGRMLDKVPVVANLLAARRQDASGERPFTTVDQRSVNGRLDVQLSPGQHLRSRVTYSGSGTIGFNAGTGGLVLQEAGFRSSQDSHQLRATFDYAGARLLHSGGVVVTQTRSAAFANSEAAAISVLGEFVSGGSSLAESHSSRNNWTWKHLVRPADGGGWVAGFTVSRYGERNRERSNPAGVYQFSDVAAYLAALDGAPTGTLFGTQGNGAFLYHELTASSFVQKDLARSSRYRVTGGFRADYQPGFGAIVSPRISGVREWQGLILRAGLGLFARGAPRHMLTWALRNDGEHLRPFILRNVALGVDASKLEHAEETVRSQMDPHLSQTRELMAKMSIERPMKAFLPGLEYTWSASEHLWGVRRLPTGLGWVDLVEANRSAERHRLHAKLVLKMKVLSIASHYQWIHSTDDGSGPNSFPVVQNSLRGEWARSAGLAAHNVTMAGSIQLPARTFLTLAESWHGSVPYNVTTGLDSYGNGLFNDRGGRPRNSGNGPGSNFLSAYAVKRLALPRGLTGEHARKHLSVGAQIDNLLNNRNYAAVGSIAGSATFGKPILAQAGRSIKFSLNLD; translated from the coding sequence ATGAAGTTTATCCAGTACATCGTCGTCGGCAGTGCCATTATGCCCCTCGGGGCGATGGCGGTGACCGGGGAGATAGTCGATCCACAGAATCGAGGAGTGCCATCCGCAAGGATCCGGCTCAAGTGCGATGAGCGCACATTTGGGACCAGGAGCGGCGTACTGGGGCAGTTCCATCTTTCTTTTGGTGGACCGGCGGGCAATTGTATGATTCAGGTGAGTCATCACGGTTTCGAACCCTTCAGTGGGCTAGTGAGTGCTGACAATCGAAAGCTGACCATCAGGCTGAATCTCGCGGTGGTGCGGACCTCGCTGCGTGTGGACTCCAGTGAACAGGCTGCCGCGTCGCCTCCAGATGGCGCATTTGCATCGAGCGTGCTGACGGACAACGAGTTCGAGCAAGTCTCCCGCAGCACGGAGAGTCTTGTCCGGTACGTCAAGTTGCAGGCTGGGGCCATAGTTGGGGCAGATGCTCTTTATGTAGATGGATTGCCGAGCAGCGAACTTCCATCGACGGACATGATTTCTCGCATCGAAGTCAACAGCGACCCGTTTAGCGCCGAGTACTCGGATGGGGACAGTAATCGCATCGAGATCACAACAAAGACCCCCAATCGAAAGTTTCGATTCAGTCTTGGAGGCGATCCGCCTGGATTGGGCGGCCGGAGTCCACTGGCGGCCGGTCTCCGCAGGGTCGCGAAATCATACAACGGGCGATTGGTGGGTTTCGTGCCTCGACTGCCGGTTAGTTTCTCGGCCCAAGCCAGCATCGGGAGAATGCTGGATAAGGTTCCAGTAGTGGCCAATTTGCTCGCTGCGAGGAGGCAAGATGCCTCTGGCGAGCGTCCCTTCACCACAGTGGACCAGCGATCGGTCAACGGCAGGCTGGACGTTCAATTGTCGCCAGGGCAGCATTTGCGCAGTCGTGTGACATACAGCGGATCGGGAACCATAGGCTTCAACGCGGGTACTGGAGGGCTTGTATTGCAGGAGGCGGGCTTCCGATCCTCCCAGGATTCACACCAGCTTAGGGCCACCTTTGACTACGCAGGTGCGAGGCTTTTACACAGCGGGGGTGTCGTCGTTACGCAGACGCGATCTGCTGCATTCGCCAACTCCGAGGCGGCAGCAATCTCGGTCCTGGGCGAATTTGTATCGGGCGGCTCTTCACTCGCTGAGAGCCATTCCAGCCGGAACAATTGGACCTGGAAGCATCTGGTTAGGCCGGCGGATGGAGGCGGCTGGGTTGCCGGCTTCACCGTTTCTCGATACGGCGAAAGAAATCGCGAGAGGTCCAATCCAGCGGGCGTTTATCAATTTTCCGATGTTGCCGCTTACCTAGCCGCTCTGGATGGCGCGCCTACTGGCACGCTCTTCGGCACCCAAGGCAATGGTGCGTTCCTTTACCACGAGTTGACTGCCTCTTCGTTCGTTCAAAAAGACTTGGCGCGCTCGTCTCGCTACCGGGTGACGGGCGGATTCAGGGCGGATTACCAGCCTGGATTTGGCGCTATAGTGTCTCCGCGCATATCCGGTGTCAGGGAATGGCAGGGGCTGATTCTCCGGGCCGGACTCGGCCTATTCGCGCGAGGTGCCCCCCGGCACATGCTGACCTGGGCGCTTCGCAACGATGGGGAACACCTCCGGCCGTTTATCCTGCGCAATGTTGCGTTGGGCGTAGATGCCTCGAAGTTGGAACATGCGGAAGAGACGGTTCGATCCCAGATGGATCCCCACCTCTCCCAGACTCGAGAGCTGATGGCCAAGATGTCAATTGAGCGGCCAATGAAGGCATTCCTGCCGGGGCTGGAGTACACATGGTCGGCGAGTGAACACCTGTGGGGCGTGCGACGGCTGCCTACTGGATTGGGGTGGGTCGATCTGGTGGAAGCAAACCGATCTGCCGAGCGCCACCGACTGCACGCGAAGCTCGTGCTCAAAATGAAGGTTCTGAGCATCGCCTCCCACTACCAGTGGATACATTCTACTGATGATGGTTCCGGCCCAAATTCCTTCCCTGTTGTGCAGAATAGCCTGCGCGGCGAATGGGCCCGGAGCGCGGGATTGGCTGCACATAATGTCACCATGGCTGGCAGCATCCAGCTTCCGGCGCGGACTTTTCTGACTCTTGCCGAATCTTGGCACGGGTCAGTGCCTTATAACGTGACCACTGGTTTGGACAGCTATGGAAACGGACTCTTCAATGATCGCGGAGGACGGCCACGCAATAGCGGCAATGGGCCGGGTTCCAATTTCCTCAGTGCGTACGCTGTCAAGAGGCTGGCTCTGCCTAGGGGCCTCACCGGCGAACACGCCAGAAAGCACCTCAGTGTCGGTGCACAGATAGACAATTTGCTGAATAACAGAAACTACGCGGCGGTGGGGTCGATTGCGGGTTCGGCGACATTTGGTAAGCCAATTCTGGCACAGGCTGGCAGGTCGATTAAGTTTTCGCTCAATCTTGACTAG
- a CDS encoding PadR family transcriptional regulator yields MARKSAAGPASDPELLILSSLAEGPKHGYAIMLDISAFSGIELGAGTLYSAITRLVENGWMAPEEARGRQRPYRLTVRGHQHLREQLERMRQLATVGIRRLRTA; encoded by the coding sequence ATGGCAAGGAAGAGCGCCGCCGGCCCGGCCTCCGATCCAGAGCTGCTGATTCTGTCCAGCTTGGCGGAGGGGCCGAAACACGGATATGCGATCATGCTCGACATCAGCGCGTTCTCCGGAATCGAGCTCGGAGCAGGCACCCTCTACAGCGCGATCACACGACTGGTCGAGAACGGCTGGATGGCGCCGGAAGAAGCACGGGGCCGGCAGCGGCCCTACCGGCTCACAGTCCGTGGACATCAGCATTTACGGGAACAGCTGGAAAGGATGCGTCAGCTCGCAACTGTAGGGATACGGAGGCTGCGAACCGCATGA
- a CDS encoding PadR family transcriptional regulator produces the protein MSKERSDVPYGTLDLLVLKTLETMGEMNGYRIARRIEQVSGDTLKLSQGAIYPALIRLEQEGWIRAKWGISETNRKVKFYSLTKAGTKQLEAEVQKWEQANALVARFLEAAP, from the coding sequence ATGTCTAAAGAACGAAGTGATGTTCCGTATGGAACCTTGGACCTCCTCGTCTTGAAAACACTCGAGACGATGGGAGAGATGAATGGCTATCGCATCGCCCGGCGGATTGAGCAGGTGTCAGGCGACACCCTGAAGCTGAGCCAGGGGGCCATCTATCCGGCGTTGATCCGCTTGGAGCAGGAAGGCTGGATTCGGGCCAAGTGGGGTATTTCCGAAACGAACCGGAAGGTAAAGTTTTACTCGTTGACCAAGGCCGGCACGAAGCAGCTTGAGGCCGAGGTCCAGAAATGGGAGCAGGCTAACGCGCTCGTGGCGCGGTTCCTGGAGGCGGCTCCATGA